A portion of the Bdellovibrio bacteriovorus genome contains these proteins:
- the serA gene encoding phosphoglycerate dehydrogenase encodes MSALRILLAENIHSVAKEALISEGFKVDAISHAPSEDELLKLLPQYDVLGIRSKTEITAKVLKANPHLLTIGCFCIGTNQVDLLTAREQGVPVFNAPHSNTRSVAELVIAEMISLSRQLGDRNTKAHVGEWVKSAEGSKEVRGKTLGIVGYGHIGSQVSVLAEAMGLKVVFFDVIKKLPLGNAVVKTSLHELLEVSDFVTLHVPETSETMNMIGEPEFRKMKKGAHLINASRGTVVNIEALVTAIKEKQIGGCAIDVFPEEPASNKEKFKTPLQGLPNVILTPHIGGSTEEAQLNIGIEVAESFRRYLKIGSSSGAVNFPNVDLPVKQGTSRILNVHKNEPGVLGEINGLISKAGANIEGQYLSTDEKIGYLVMDLHSAQAQSLADAIGELNRSIRTRVVY; translated from the coding sequence ATGAGCGCACTTAGAATTTTACTTGCAGAAAACATTCACTCTGTGGCGAAAGAGGCTTTGATCTCTGAGGGTTTTAAGGTCGATGCGATCTCTCACGCGCCCAGTGAAGATGAGCTTTTAAAATTGCTTCCGCAGTATGATGTTCTGGGCATTCGCTCTAAGACTGAAATCACGGCCAAAGTGCTCAAAGCCAATCCTCATTTGCTCACCATTGGCTGTTTTTGTATTGGTACAAACCAAGTGGATCTTCTGACTGCGCGTGAACAAGGTGTGCCTGTTTTTAATGCTCCTCATTCGAACACTCGTTCTGTCGCCGAGCTTGTGATTGCGGAAATGATTTCGTTATCCCGTCAATTGGGGGACCGCAATACCAAAGCGCATGTCGGGGAGTGGGTAAAATCCGCTGAAGGCTCTAAGGAAGTTCGTGGGAAAACTTTGGGAATTGTCGGTTACGGTCATATCGGATCACAGGTGAGTGTTTTGGCCGAAGCGATGGGATTAAAAGTTGTTTTTTTTGATGTGATCAAAAAGCTGCCTTTAGGGAATGCCGTTGTAAAGACTTCTTTGCATGAATTGCTGGAGGTTTCGGATTTTGTGACATTACATGTCCCTGAAACCAGCGAAACTATGAATATGATTGGTGAGCCTGAGTTCCGTAAAATGAAAAAGGGTGCTCACCTTATCAACGCCAGCCGCGGGACGGTGGTGAATATTGAGGCCTTGGTGACGGCGATTAAAGAAAAACAAATCGGGGGATGCGCAATTGACGTCTTCCCAGAAGAACCGGCTTCGAATAAAGAAAAATTTAAAACTCCACTGCAAGGTTTGCCTAACGTCATTCTGACTCCGCATATTGGCGGCAGTACTGAAGAGGCTCAATTAAATATTGGTATCGAGGTGGCGGAAAGCTTTCGTCGCTACTTAAAAATCGGTTCTTCATCGGGCGCGGTGAATTTCCCGAACGTGGATCTGCCAGTGAAGCAGGGAACTTCGCGGATTTTAAATGTGCATAAAAATGAACCGGGCGTGTTAGGGGAAATCAATGGTTTGATTTCTAAAGCCGGTGCTAATATCGAAGGGCAGTACCTTTCAACCGACGAGAAAATCGGTTACCTGGTGATGGACCTGCATTCGGCCCAAGCCCAAAGCTTGGCCGATGCGATTGGTGAATTAAATCGATCTATTCGCACGCGAGTGGTTTATTGA
- a CDS encoding sigma-54-dependent transcriptional regulator gives MTSTRVFSLLIVDDDPLVHQSLKLALPSHWKVFSATKLEAIQYTRFYHAAFVDMHLSPGANKADGPAVIEKLTKHNNQLEVVAMSGDLSRELMETCLKAGAQRFLAKPLMPEEILLILEKIEALWDLRNVDPSADRGEIRWVGTSEASQKIKKRIADLRGETSPVLLEGETGCGKEVIARILNQQEGERPFIAVNLASIPDNLFESEMFGHVKGAFTGAEQNKVGLTEAANGGDLFLDEIEALPLTQQAKLLRFLETGEVRRVGAKESTTVKTRVIAATNKPLDKMVANGEFREDLLYRLNSQRVELPPLRQRLDDIDELAKHFLAAERPRRNKTIADDGLAAMKKYNWPGNVRELKRVCEQLSLTSPLPFIRAEDVLNWLRPTAVFSEGVPSYTAIDFNKGFNTLVEEFEAHVIRTCLKQTKDIETAAKILQISRSNLYKKIKDYKIEEEPS, from the coding sequence ATGACAAGCACTCGAGTATTTTCTCTATTAATCGTCGACGATGACCCCCTGGTGCATCAATCCTTGAAACTGGCACTTCCATCGCACTGGAAAGTTTTTTCCGCGACCAAGCTTGAAGCGATCCAATACACGCGGTTTTATCACGCGGCTTTCGTGGACATGCATTTATCACCGGGCGCCAATAAAGCGGATGGCCCCGCGGTGATTGAAAAACTCACCAAACACAACAATCAACTTGAGGTCGTGGCGATGTCGGGCGACTTAAGCCGCGAGTTGATGGAGACCTGCCTTAAAGCCGGAGCACAAAGATTTTTAGCTAAACCTTTAATGCCCGAAGAAATCCTTTTAATTTTAGAAAAAATCGAAGCCCTTTGGGATTTACGCAATGTCGACCCTAGTGCGGACCGCGGCGAGATCCGCTGGGTCGGAACTTCGGAAGCGTCCCAAAAAATCAAAAAACGCATTGCTGATTTGCGCGGGGAAACGAGCCCTGTTTTGCTGGAAGGTGAAACCGGTTGCGGTAAAGAAGTGATTGCAAGGATTTTAAACCAACAAGAAGGCGAAAGACCTTTTATCGCGGTGAACTTAGCCAGCATCCCCGACAATCTTTTCGAATCCGAGATGTTTGGTCACGTCAAAGGAGCGTTCACGGGGGCGGAACAAAACAAGGTCGGCCTGACCGAAGCGGCCAATGGCGGCGATCTTTTCTTAGATGAAATCGAAGCCCTGCCATTAACTCAGCAAGCAAAACTTTTACGCTTCCTTGAAACGGGGGAAGTTCGTCGCGTGGGTGCAAAAGAAAGCACGACCGTCAAAACCCGCGTGATCGCCGCGACAAACAAGCCGCTAGACAAAATGGTTGCAAACGGAGAATTCCGTGAAGACTTGTTGTATCGTTTAAATTCTCAACGCGTAGAGCTGCCGCCTTTACGTCAGCGCTTGGATGATATTGATGAGCTGGCAAAACACTTCCTCGCGGCCGAACGTCCTCGTCGCAACAAAACGATCGCCGATGATGGCTTAGCCGCGATGAAAAAATACAACTGGCCCGGAAATGTGCGTGAGTTAAAGCGTGTGTGTGAACAGTTAAGTTTGACCTCGCCATTGCCTTTTATCCGTGCCGAAGATGTTTTAAACTGGTTACGCCCGACGGCGGTTTTTAGTGAAGGCGTACCTTCTTACACGGCTATTGATTTTAACAAGGGTTTTAACACTTTGGTTGAAGAGTTTGAAGCCCACGTGATTCGCACCTGCTTAAAACAAACCAAAGACATCGAAACGGCAGCAAAGATTTTGCAAATCTCGCGCTCGAATCTGTATAAGAAAATCAAAGACTACAAAATTGAAGAGGAACCTTCGTAA
- a CDS encoding phosphatidate cytidylyltransferase, whose product MDFSNLSLPLRIAIPTAWESPIYRQTVLIVLSIIFVSGAIVFFFRKKNYYFVQSWASIKSWLFAAPLMFIVMGLPEPWPLVALTALAILGAKIFFQIMGMFHRSYFVLICYAGIIGLGVCTWLDRLDIYNFMPMMVLGISCLVPLARNNYKRMIQYISLTLLAFIFLGWSFMHLGLILKFPNGVFQVMYLIILTEFCDNTNLALSRYIGGWKLFPGINPRRTVGSTAASMALTLFLAGSMRFLLPDGSEKYWLASGLVAALGGFLGDLVMTAVRRDAGMKTVGPFILGRGDFLHRVDRLIFVAPIYYYVMTVLL is encoded by the coding sequence ATGGATTTTTCTAATCTTTCACTTCCACTACGTATTGCCATCCCCACCGCTTGGGAAAGTCCGATTTACCGCCAAACAGTCTTGATTGTTCTTTCGATCATCTTTGTTTCCGGCGCTATCGTCTTTTTTTTCAGAAAGAAGAATTATTACTTCGTCCAATCTTGGGCGAGTATTAAAAGCTGGCTTTTTGCCGCGCCATTGATGTTTATCGTGATGGGTTTACCTGAGCCTTGGCCGTTGGTGGCCTTGACCGCTTTAGCCATCCTGGGGGCCAAGATCTTCTTTCAGATCATGGGCATGTTTCATCGCAGTTACTTTGTTTTGATTTGTTATGCGGGGATCATCGGCCTGGGTGTTTGCACATGGCTTGATCGCTTAGATATTTACAATTTCATGCCGATGATGGTTTTAGGTATCAGCTGCTTAGTACCGCTGGCACGCAATAACTATAAGCGCATGATTCAGTACATCTCCTTGACCCTGCTCGCGTTTATTTTCTTAGGCTGGTCTTTCATGCACTTAGGCTTGATCTTAAAATTCCCCAATGGGGTTTTCCAAGTCATGTACTTAATTATCCTGACTGAGTTCTGTGACAACACGAACTTGGCTTTAAGTCGTTACATCGGCGGATGGAAATTGTTCCCTGGTATCAATCCCCGCCGTACCGTGGGCAGTACCGCAGCTTCGATGGCGTTAACGCTTTTCTTGGCGGGCTCGATGAGATTTTTACTGCCCGATGGATCTGAAAAATACTGGCTGGCATCAGGCCTGGTGGCAGCTCTGGGCGGCTTCTTAGGAGATCTCGTCATGACGGCCGTGCGCCGGGATGCGGGCATGAAAACCGTGGGGCCTTTCATCTTGGGTCGCGGTGACTTTCTTCATCGTGTGGATAGATTGATTTTCGTAGCGCCTATTTATTATTATGTGATGACGGTTCTATTATGA
- a CDS encoding lysophospholipid acyltransferase family protein, which produces MKDWKYDNEQWTQLPTYLKHLPLFTRNIDMFSIFWRFIWSIFLKNLAFKFYIRLKVKGTPFSELYKTQPKLIIISNHASHLDAVSIAASIPRRFWLNLYIAAAKDYFFSNWLFTFFSQHCLGAIPIDRKDRKGEAINLILKLLTDLPRMWLIIFPEGTRSKDGKIHEFKRGVSIFSERTKTPLLFTYLEGNTELWPKGQPIPLPGKLTLHVGPVHPPGPIHQVYTAYKSWVLTINPDAFAVDETTAVPEEGKKDDQEQI; this is translated from the coding sequence ATGAAGGATTGGAAGTACGATAACGAGCAGTGGACGCAACTGCCGACTTACTTAAAACATCTGCCGCTTTTTACGCGCAACATAGATATGTTCAGTATCTTTTGGCGCTTTATCTGGTCCATTTTTTTGAAAAATCTGGCTTTTAAGTTTTATATTCGTTTGAAAGTTAAGGGCACTCCTTTTAGTGAGCTCTATAAAACTCAACCCAAGCTTATCATTATCAGCAATCACGCCAGTCACTTAGATGCGGTTTCCATCGCAGCCTCCATCCCCCGCCGTTTTTGGTTGAATCTATATATCGCCGCGGCCAAAGACTATTTCTTTTCCAATTGGCTCTTCACATTTTTTTCGCAGCATTGCTTAGGCGCCATTCCCATTGATCGTAAAGATCGCAAGGGTGAAGCCATTAATTTAATTTTGAAACTGTTAACCGATTTGCCACGCATGTGGTTGATTATTTTTCCTGAGGGCACACGTTCTAAAGACGGAAAGATTCACGAGTTTAAGCGCGGCGTTTCTATTTTTTCTGAACGCACAAAAACACCGTTGTTATTTACGTACCTAGAAGGCAACACCGAGCTTTGGCCCAAAGGTCAGCCGATTCCATTACCAGGAAAGCTGACTTTGCACGTTGGTCCGGTTCATCCACCGGGCCCCATCCATCAGGTGTATACTGCCTATAAAAGCTGGGTTTTAACCATCAATCCAGACGCCTTTGCCGTTGATGAAACGACCGCTGTGCCGGAGGAAGGTAAGAAAGATGACCAAGAGCAAATTTGA
- a CDS encoding MBL fold metallo-hydrolase, with amino-acid sequence MTKSKFEVEKRTLKIGPYEICPIPTGQFGLDGGAMFGTVPKVLWEKTNPTDEKNRIEMEARALLLKSPGCNILIDTGNGQDFVAKYGEKLGTKFAEMYGIDQNGPSLEKSLKAHGLKFEDINHVVLTHLHFDHAGGATTEVGGQLVPTFPHAQYWVQKGNLETARKPNLRERASYYPANFQPLLEKGVLNIMHGEQENFLPGISAIISNGHTLNQQVIKVSDGQTTLLYCGDMVPTSTHVKIPWLMGYDLHPLTLMEEKEKNLSEAADHSWYLFFEHDPYCDAALIERNGHDFAVTKRFWL; translated from the coding sequence ATGACCAAGAGCAAATTTGAAGTCGAAAAAAGAACTTTAAAAATCGGCCCCTATGAAATCTGCCCGATTCCCACAGGACAATTTGGCTTAGACGGGGGCGCGATGTTCGGCACTGTTCCCAAGGTTCTTTGGGAAAAAACCAATCCTACGGACGAAAAAAATCGCATCGAAATGGAAGCGCGGGCTTTGTTACTAAAATCTCCCGGCTGCAATATCTTGATTGATACCGGCAATGGCCAAGATTTCGTGGCAAAGTATGGCGAAAAATTAGGAACCAAGTTTGCCGAGATGTACGGTATTGATCAAAACGGACCTTCGCTGGAAAAATCTTTAAAAGCTCACGGCTTGAAATTTGAAGACATCAATCACGTGGTGCTGACTCACCTGCATTTTGATCATGCGGGTGGTGCGACCACAGAAGTCGGCGGACAACTGGTCCCGACCTTTCCTCACGCTCAGTACTGGGTGCAAAAAGGAAATTTAGAGACCGCTCGTAAGCCCAACTTGCGCGAGCGAGCGAGTTATTACCCGGCGAACTTTCAACCTCTTTTAGAAAAAGGGGTTTTAAACATCATGCACGGGGAACAAGAAAATTTCTTACCCGGCATTTCCGCAATCATTTCAAACGGTCACACTTTGAATCAGCAAGTGATCAAGGTCAGCGACGGCCAGACCACGCTGCTTTATTGTGGCGACATGGTTCCGACCAGCACGCACGTGAAAATCCCATGGCTGATGGGGTATGATTTGCACCCGCTGACACTGATGGAAGAAAAAGAAAAAAACCTTAGCGAAGCCGCGGATCACTCTTGGTATCTTTTCTTTGAGCATGATCCTTATTGCGATGCCGCGCTCATTGAACGCAACGGCCATGATTTCGCTGTGACGAAAAGGTTTTGGCTGTAA
- a CDS encoding YihY/virulence factor BrkB family protein, which translates to MLKKITTVLKDTLQQMRDGELQLVAASLAFSTAIALVPFIAVVLATFQSIGGLEILYPKVEAFLLRNLREAAGSTDVTKFMRIFLKNISAGKMGSWGAILLFLTSLRLLHDMEVGIHRVWNLKNTRPFYKRLIYQWAIILGIPVFLAIYVGFSTLEQFKFVHRVIPASASNSLVLVGSLFVIYKFVPDVYVRKSAAFISALIASVVVYGVHKVYAVLVVNFFNYNKIYGSFAAIPLLLLWILTMWYVILGGVALCASLQKRHVA; encoded by the coding sequence ATGCTTAAAAAAATCACCACCGTCTTAAAAGACACTCTTCAACAAATGCGCGATGGCGAACTACAACTTGTGGCCGCGTCATTGGCTTTTTCAACGGCGATTGCCTTGGTCCCCTTTATCGCCGTGGTGCTAGCGACCTTTCAATCGATTGGTGGTTTAGAAATTCTTTATCCCAAGGTCGAAGCGTTTTTACTGCGCAACTTGCGTGAAGCCGCCGGTTCCACCGACGTGACGAAGTTCATGCGTATTTTTTTAAAAAACATCAGTGCCGGCAAAATGGGTTCCTGGGGAGCCATCTTACTTTTTCTGACCTCTTTGCGTCTTTTGCATGATATGGAGGTCGGCATTCATCGCGTGTGGAATTTAAAAAACACCCGACCTTTTTACAAACGCCTCATCTATCAATGGGCCATCATTTTAGGGATCCCGGTATTTTTAGCGATCTATGTCGGCTTTTCGACTTTGGAACAATTTAAGTTTGTTCATCGCGTGATTCCGGCTTCGGCTTCGAACTCTTTGGTTTTAGTGGGGTCTTTGTTCGTCATTTATAAGTTTGTGCCCGACGTTTACGTGAGAAAAAGCGCAGCTTTTATCAGCGCCCTGATTGCTTCGGTCGTGGTCTATGGGGTGCACAAGGTCTATGCGGTGCTGGTGGTAAACTTCTTTAACTACAATAAGATCTATGGATCTTTCGCGGCGATTCCCCTTTTACTACTATGGATTCTCACAATGTGGTACGTGATCTTGGGCGGAGTTGCTCTTTGCGCTTCTCTTCAGAAACGACACGTTGCATAA
- a CDS encoding DUF4304 domain-containing protein codes for MAEVNPRTLFLEILSNDFHPILKRLGFEGKGQKYKRIKEEVVEFLEIEGSKWDGVCYVEMGIFPLMFLDTPWEDKKISDAKKITFADCPIHFRLKSKSGSDSWSYGKGDDSQAKESVKRLVQAYSENGEPIFQRADSLSKLSNCYFETAINAYSKIEDFGIFNTNIPPLMAQVHFHLGNLDLAVKFLRGGIEYFQKEPNAWRFKESIDKLQSAISEIEKIRQM; via the coding sequence ATGGCTGAAGTTAATCCGCGAACTCTATTCCTAGAAATACTTTCGAACGACTTTCACCCCATTCTTAAGCGTCTTGGCTTTGAGGGGAAGGGGCAAAAATATAAAAGAATAAAGGAAGAAGTCGTTGAGTTTCTAGAGATTGAGGGTTCGAAATGGGACGGCGTGTGCTACGTCGAAATGGGGATATTTCCCCTTATGTTTCTCGATACGCCCTGGGAGGACAAGAAAATCTCGGACGCTAAAAAGATCACCTTTGCTGATTGCCCGATTCATTTCAGATTAAAAAGTAAATCAGGATCAGATAGCTGGAGCTATGGGAAAGGTGATGATAGCCAGGCCAAAGAATCCGTAAAGCGTCTTGTCCAAGCATACTCTGAGAACGGTGAGCCTATATTCCAACGCGCGGATAGTCTCTCGAAGTTAAGCAATTGCTATTTTGAAACAGCTATCAATGCATACAGCAAGATAGAAGACTTCGGAATTTTCAATACCAATATACCTCCGCTCATGGCACAGGTTCATTTTCACTTAGGCAATCTAGATCTTGCGGTGAAGTTCCTGCGAGGCGGGATCGAGTATTTTCAAAAAGAGCCAAACGCTTGGCGATTTAAAGAGTCGATCGACAAGTTGCAGTCGGCGATTTCTGAAATTGAAAAGATTAGGCAGATGTGA
- a CDS encoding DM13 domain-containing protein encodes MNRLGILILGVCLSNGAYAAPACDQDWLENCPISDENYVGSFMPVGAKRTTGDLSIDQKMGKINLKFARNFETQHGPDLRVVLRDSSGVTPMIVVETLKAFKGEQEYMLPVSAEELTKFDQVVIYCAQFHVDFGIAKIK; translated from the coding sequence ATGAATCGACTTGGAATTTTGATTTTAGGGGTTTGTCTAAGCAATGGGGCCTATGCGGCTCCGGCCTGCGATCAGGACTGGCTGGAAAACTGTCCTATCTCCGATGAAAACTATGTCGGCTCGTTCATGCCCGTCGGGGCAAAACGCACGACCGGTGATTTATCCATCGACCAGAAGATGGGAAAAATTAATCTAAAATTCGCGAGAAATTTTGAAACTCAACACGGACCTGACCTTCGCGTAGTTCTGCGGGATTCTAGCGGAGTGACACCGATGATTGTAGTTGAAACTTTAAAAGCATTTAAGGGAGAGCAAGAGTACATGCTTCCTGTATCGGCTGAGGAGCTTACGAAATTCGACCAGGTGGTTATTTACTGCGCTCAATTCCACGTCGATTTCGGTATTGCTAAAATCAAATGA
- a CDS encoding LysR family transcriptional regulator yields the protein MKNDLNVDQIKKLWILDLIIQSGSLKGAAARAKVSPSAISQSLTALEKNVGKSLIIRDRGSIQPTQDALTILEVVRPAFEVFERLSDLGSQPIPQMTWLNFGTYESIAVEILPSLIHRLRERMPQLKLGLRISRTDQLLTMVRKGELCSALVTEVDGLEKFYSVPICEDRLGVYVSKHHPIAQHGWKAVAQFGLGSLAPGKDGLPRYYQKFMRKIDAAKPTVLSESFETLRAATISGAIASVLPTGVAQRTDELLEITPESVDPKLGRHKIFVVSQTNCDKEEADFLAAESKRLLKNRILIS from the coding sequence ATGAAAAATGATCTTAACGTCGACCAGATAAAAAAGCTTTGGATCTTAGATTTGATTATACAATCAGGAAGCCTGAAAGGGGCGGCGGCGAGAGCCAAAGTCTCACCATCAGCTATTTCACAGTCGCTCACGGCACTTGAAAAGAACGTGGGTAAATCTTTAATAATCAGAGACCGCGGCTCGATCCAGCCCACTCAAGATGCGCTGACAATATTGGAAGTGGTAAGGCCAGCCTTTGAGGTGTTCGAACGCTTAAGCGATTTAGGTAGTCAGCCCATTCCCCAAATGACATGGCTTAATTTTGGCACGTATGAAAGTATCGCAGTCGAAATTCTTCCTAGCCTTATTCACCGCTTGCGGGAGCGCATGCCGCAATTGAAACTGGGCTTGAGAATCAGTCGCACAGATCAGCTCCTCACGATGGTCCGAAAGGGCGAACTTTGCTCAGCGCTGGTTACCGAGGTCGATGGACTGGAGAAATTCTATAGCGTCCCGATTTGCGAGGATCGTTTAGGCGTTTATGTTTCAAAGCACCATCCGATTGCACAGCATGGATGGAAGGCGGTCGCGCAATTCGGCCTGGGATCACTAGCCCCGGGCAAGGACGGACTTCCCCGTTACTACCAAAAATTCATGAGAAAAATTGATGCCGCAAAGCCAACGGTGTTAAGTGAAAGTTTTGAAACGCTTCGGGCTGCCACGATAAGTGGCGCTATCGCGTCGGTTCTTCCAACCGGAGTTGCCCAAAGAACGGACGAGCTTCTTGAGATTACGCCTGAATCCGTAGATCCAAAACTTGGGAGGCACAAGATTTTCGTCGTCAGCCAGACAAACTGCGACAAAGAAGAGGCGGACTTTCTTGCTGCCGAATCAAAGCGGCTTTTAAAAAATAGAATATTGATATCCTAA